The Opitutaceae bacterium genome has a window encoding:
- a CDS encoding DUF1365 domain-containing protein, whose translation MRSGLVPCSVMHHRVLPRKHRFVYTLFMVACDLDDVQAFSRLRGLFGINRRGLFSLRERDYLPLNEVAYPTAEAQVSVPSGASLRERVSRFAAAHGVSLASGRVVLITMPRIAGYGFNPVSFYFCWQRDGRPAGAIAEVTNTFREVKPFWVPAVAGPGNVFHVRTPKHFYVSPFSDVDVAFDFTFRVSDTRLQVQIDDYAGTTRTLTSVMRGQWRPLTASRLAWYAFKYPLLTAGVMARIHWHALRLYLKGVPWFRKASRASDQRGLFRPHSLPPPA comes from the coding sequence ATGCGTTCCGGACTTGTCCCTTGCTCCGTGATGCACCACCGCGTCCTCCCGCGGAAGCATCGCTTTGTCTACACGCTGTTCATGGTCGCGTGCGACCTGGACGACGTTCAGGCATTTTCGCGCCTCAGGGGTCTGTTCGGAATCAATCGACGCGGTCTATTCAGCCTTCGCGAGCGCGACTACCTGCCCCTAAACGAGGTGGCGTACCCCACAGCTGAGGCACAAGTAAGCGTCCCCTCTGGCGCGTCTCTCAGGGAACGAGTGAGCCGATTCGCGGCCGCGCATGGGGTCTCCCTCGCTTCAGGCCGGGTGGTGCTCATTACGATGCCCCGCATCGCCGGATACGGGTTCAATCCGGTTTCCTTTTACTTTTGCTGGCAGCGCGATGGTCGGCCCGCCGGGGCCATCGCGGAAGTCACCAACACATTCCGCGAGGTAAAGCCATTCTGGGTGCCCGCTGTTGCAGGTCCGGGAAACGTATTCCACGTTCGGACGCCAAAGCACTTCTACGTCTCGCCTTTCAGTGATGTCGACGTGGCCTTCGACTTCACCTTCCGGGTCTCCGACACCCGTCTGCAGGTGCAGATAGACGACTATGCGGGGACCACCCGCACCCTGACCAGTGTCATGCGCGGCCAGTGGCGCCCCCTCACCGCCAGTCGCCTCGCCTGGTACGCGTTCAAATACCCGCTTCTCACCGCAGGTGTCATGGCACGCATCCACTGGCACGCCCTGCGCCTATATCTCAAGGGCGTGCCTTGGTTCCGCAAGGCCTCCCGAGCTTCCGATCAGCGTGGTCTCTTCCGACCGCATTCCCTTCCTCCTCCCGCATGA
- a CDS encoding cyclopropane-fatty-acyl-phospholipid synthase family protein: MNPLPTLASPSSLHASTRRPGLAARLVIDELSKLQLGRLQLVLPDGSRQIFGQATTSLPAGVSGEATIQVRNEDFFSKCILGGDIGFAEAYLDGDWDTPDITAVVAWFILNVENSPTLSGSRRRKPVALNLLRLANRLGHVFRHNSRAHARRNIQEHYDLSNEFFSLFLDPSLMYSSALWTRPDLSLEQAQIEKNDALCQSLRLRQTDHVLEIGSGWGGWALHAARNYGCRVTTLTLSEKQLSLARKRISDAGLSDRIEVRLQDYRDVQGSFDKLVSIEMLEAVGHAYQPAFFEAVSKLVRPGGLIAMQFITCPDARYEAFRKGVDFIQKHIFPGSLLLSLNRVNALLAKSGGFSLHSLRDFGPDYARTLHLWRERFRARLHEVRALGFDERFIRKWDYYLCYCEAAFAMRNISVVHTLHTRPNNLAL, encoded by the coding sequence ATGAATCCGCTCCCGACTCTCGCGTCACCGTCTTCACTGCACGCGAGCACCCGCCGCCCCGGGCTCGCCGCCCGTCTCGTAATTGACGAATTGTCAAAGCTCCAGCTCGGCCGTCTCCAACTGGTGCTGCCGGACGGGTCGCGCCAGATCTTCGGCCAGGCCACCACCAGCCTGCCCGCCGGGGTGTCCGGGGAGGCCACGATCCAGGTGCGGAACGAGGACTTTTTCTCAAAATGCATCCTGGGGGGCGACATCGGGTTCGCCGAAGCCTACCTCGATGGCGATTGGGACACGCCTGACATCACGGCAGTAGTCGCTTGGTTCATCCTGAATGTGGAGAACTCCCCCACGCTCTCCGGATCGCGTCGACGCAAGCCTGTTGCCCTGAATCTCCTGCGCCTTGCGAATCGTCTGGGGCATGTGTTTAGGCACAACTCGCGCGCACACGCACGCCGAAACATCCAGGAGCACTACGACCTCTCGAACGAGTTTTTCAGCCTATTCCTCGATCCCTCCCTGATGTACTCCAGCGCCCTCTGGACTCGGCCCGACCTGTCCCTTGAACAGGCACAGATCGAAAAAAACGATGCGCTCTGCCAGTCGCTGCGGCTGCGTCAGACGGACCATGTGCTTGAGATTGGCTCCGGCTGGGGCGGCTGGGCCTTGCACGCGGCACGCAACTACGGCTGTCGCGTGACCACGCTCACTCTGTCGGAGAAACAACTCAGCCTCGCCCGCAAGCGGATCTCCGATGCGGGCCTGTCAGATCGAATCGAGGTGAGGCTTCAGGATTATCGCGACGTGCAGGGAAGCTTCGACAAATTGGTTTCAATCGAGATGCTTGAGGCAGTGGGTCACGCCTACCAGCCAGCTTTCTTCGAGGCTGTGAGCAAGCTCGTCCGCCCCGGCGGGCTCATCGCCATGCAGTTCATCACGTGTCCGGACGCTCGCTACGAGGCGTTCCGCAAGGGTGTTGATTTTATCCAGAAGCACATCTTCCCGGGCTCCCTATTGTTGTCACTCAACCGGGTGAATGCCCTCCTTGCAAAGTCAGGCGGCTTTTCACTCCATTCCCTGCGCGACTTTGGCCCCGACTACGCGCGGACCCTGCATCTGTGGCGCGAACGCTTCCGCGCCCGGTTGCACGAAGTGCGCGCGCTTGGCTTCGACGAGCGTTTCATTCGGAAATGGGACTACTACCTGTGCTACTGCGAGGCCGCTTTCGCGATGCGCAATATCTCTGTCGTTCACACCCTTCACACCCGTCCCAACAACCTCGCCCTCTGA
- a CDS encoding DUF1475 family protein: MVIGLRLFFIGVLVAILGTTTWASLQAPLLGMSRELVTHPWFIATLVDAYLGFLTFYVWVAWRETTWASRLVWLLAILLLGNIAMAAYALERLFAVPSHATIGEVLLQKREAFSWLGLVLAVGGAFAWYLLA, encoded by the coding sequence ATGGTCATCGGACTTCGGCTTTTCTTCATCGGCGTTCTCGTCGCGATCCTAGGCACGACCACCTGGGCAAGCCTGCAGGCACCGCTGCTTGGCATGTCGCGCGAGCTTGTCACCCACCCTTGGTTCATCGCGACGCTGGTCGATGCCTACCTGGGCTTCCTGACCTTTTATGTGTGGGTCGCCTGGCGCGAAACGACCTGGGCCTCCCGACTCGTCTGGCTGCTGGCAATCCTCCTTCTGGGCAATATCGCCATGGCAGCATACGCCCTGGAGCGCCTTTTTGCAGTGCCTTCGCACGCGACCATCGGCGAAGTTCTTCTGCAGAAGCGGGAGGCTTTCTCCTGGCTCGGCCTCGTTCTCGCCGTCGGCGGAGCATTCGCCTGGTACCTGCTTGCTTGA
- a CDS encoding DUF1295 domain-containing protein, with the protein MHLDTLFWTGCGMSLLFFLTWGLSTWLKNYGIVDVVWAYAFAPATIVLSATAQGWQPRLWLIAGLVTLWSVRLGSHLCRRVVRHHPTEDPRYAALRVEWADGFHAKMVLFFQMQALSVLVLMTPLVLALRNPAQSFDTFEIIGVVVWLVAMIGETIADSQLSAHKRDPQRSCRVCECGLWRYSRHPNYFFEWLIWVSFALFATSAPYGLLGWISPVVMLYLLLRVTGIPMAEERSLQTKGEAYQQYQQRTSAFFPLPPRKTP; encoded by the coding sequence ATGCATCTCGACACGCTTTTTTGGACCGGCTGCGGCATGTCGCTCTTGTTCTTCCTGACTTGGGGGCTGTCCACCTGGCTCAAGAACTATGGGATTGTTGACGTTGTCTGGGCGTACGCCTTCGCGCCCGCCACAATCGTTCTGTCAGCGACGGCCCAAGGCTGGCAGCCACGCTTGTGGTTGATCGCCGGGCTGGTGACGCTTTGGAGCGTTCGCCTGGGCAGCCACCTGTGCCGACGGGTGGTGCGGCATCACCCCACCGAGGATCCCCGCTACGCCGCGTTGCGTGTGGAATGGGCGGACGGCTTTCACGCGAAGATGGTGCTGTTTTTCCAGATGCAGGCGCTTTCCGTCCTTGTCCTGATGACCCCCCTCGTGCTCGCGCTGCGAAACCCCGCCCAATCCTTCGACACGTTTGAGATCATCGGTGTCGTCGTGTGGCTGGTCGCCATGATCGGTGAGACAATCGCGGATTCCCAGCTCAGCGCCCATAAACGCGATCCCCAACGCAGCTGCCGCGTCTGCGAGTGCGGGCTTTGGCGCTACAGTCGGCATCCCAATTATTTCTTCGAGTGGCTGATCTGGGTCTCCTTTGCCCTCTTCGCGACCTCCGCACCCTATGGCCTCCTCGGCTGGATAAGCCCGGTCGTGATGCTTTACCTGCTCCTGCGGGTGACGGGAATCCCGATGGCGGAAGAAAGAAGCCTTCAAACCAAAGGCGAGGCATACCAGCAGTACCAACAGCGCACCTCGGCCTTCTTTCCTCTCCCTCCACGAAAGACGCCATGA
- a CDS encoding cyclopropane-fatty-acyl-phospholipid synthase family protein translates to MIDALLSRDLLPDSLIRMGIRRLLRQRLQEETPSYDEAAYVADLKSRPLAEQTQAANEQHYEVPTEFFVHCLGPRMKYSSCLYQTGGETLAQAEEAMLTLYAERAQLQNGQRILELGCGWGSLSLWMAERFPLSEIIGVSNSRTQKAYIDAQAQRRGLNNLRIVTSDINQFETFSEHFDRVVSVEMFEHLKNYELLMQRIHSWLKPGGLLFVHIFTHRTLSYHFVPKDATDWMSRYFFSGGQMPSDALLTRFGPLSLANQWEVNGTHYQRTAEHWLQNMDRNRAQIWPILETTYGKPNARRWWAYWRVFYMACAELWGFRDGNEWHVTHYLFAKAR, encoded by the coding sequence ATGATCGACGCCCTCTTGTCCCGCGATCTGCTGCCGGATTCGCTCATCCGCATGGGAATCCGCAGGCTTCTGCGCCAACGCCTGCAGGAGGAGACTCCCTCCTACGACGAGGCAGCCTATGTGGCGGACTTGAAGTCGAGGCCGCTCGCGGAGCAAACGCAGGCTGCCAACGAGCAGCACTACGAGGTGCCCACCGAGTTCTTCGTGCACTGCCTCGGCCCGCGCATGAAGTACTCCAGCTGCCTCTATCAAACCGGAGGGGAGACACTCGCACAGGCCGAAGAGGCGATGCTCACACTCTATGCCGAGCGCGCCCAGCTGCAGAACGGCCAGAGAATCCTCGAACTTGGCTGCGGCTGGGGCTCCCTGTCCCTCTGGATGGCCGAGCGTTTTCCGCTTTCTGAGATCATCGGGGTATCGAATTCGCGCACGCAAAAGGCATATATCGATGCCCAGGCGCAGCGGCGCGGGCTGAATAACCTGCGGATCGTGACTTCAGACATCAACCAGTTCGAAACCTTCTCCGAGCACTTTGATCGCGTGGTCTCAGTGGAAATGTTCGAACACCTCAAGAACTACGAATTGCTCATGCAGCGCATCCATTCCTGGCTGAAGCCGGGAGGGCTTCTCTTTGTTCATATCTTCACCCACCGCACCCTCTCTTACCATTTTGTGCCAAAGGATGCCACGGATTGGATGAGCCGGTACTTTTTCTCCGGCGGCCAGATGCCATCGGACGCACTCCTCACCCGCTTCGGCCCGCTCTCGCTCGCGAATCAATGGGAGGTAAATGGCACCCATTATCAACGCACTGCGGAGCATTGGCTGCAAAACATGGATAGGAATCGCGCACAGATCTGGCCCATTCTCGAGACCACTTACGGCAAGCCAAACGCTCGACGCTGGTGGGCGTATTGGCGCGTATTCTACATGGCCTGCGCCGAGCTTTGGGGCTTTCGCGACGGCAACGAGTGGCACGTGACCCACTACTTGTTTGCCAAGGCACGGTGA